A window of Bombus terrestris chromosome 4, iyBomTerr1.2, whole genome shotgun sequence genomic DNA:
ATCACCAGAAGCCAGATACGtgaatatttgttctttttttccacTTTAGGTTCATCGACTTCGGAATTATTAGTGACAAACGTAGACTATGTATACCGACGTATATGCAGAAATATATGTGCAAGGATAGataaaatgttttcttttaatACGATTAATccatatcattttttattctttttcttttctttctttttttatattcttgatgaatgaaatttaaaaagtaagTGTTACGTAATCGTTagacgagaaaaagagagactCTGAAGGGGCAGCCTCTTCATTAAGCTACCTCAAGGGATTGCTCTTTCTTGATGGAGAAATTGAATTCTAATATAGTTACCTCGATCTTCGTTTCAACGATGACGCTGGAAAAGCTAGAATGCATCTCTACATGGGTctgtttaatttttctattttgtacaatttttctcTTCGTTGCTCAAATTACATTTACGTGTccgtattataaaatatgcggTGGGTACgctaatttattttatgaatctGATATGTATAGtttacaaattagaaagatattTCGCCTAGTGAAAAAGAAtcctatttttcaattttccctTGATACGAGTTTCaggaaaacatatatttatatacacgtTACAGTTATACGTTTTAAACTGTGGTCTAGCTCTGTGGTTTGTCTCTGGTCTATCCGAGACAATATTTTTTCAACAGAGAGGAAAAGTCTCAGTTAGCGGATGAAAAGCTTCCTTTACGGTCAAGGGATGGAGTTTATTGGTCGTTTTGTTGAGAAATTTCCAGGTCGCTCGTAACTAATGTACCACGTACGAACGGTCAAGAGTCTCTCCGGAACTCTTACACTATACCATACCCTTTCGTTCTATTTATCTTATATCTGCCAAGGAATACATAGCTTTAGAAAGATTTCATGAGGTAACGAGAAATGATTGCATGACGTTCACCGACCGTGCAGTACAGATAGCAGAGGCAGCGAAAAATAAGTTTGATTTTACACGAATTTAATGGATAGAAATCATTATCTCTCTGATGTGTACAGATTATTACTGTCTATCGACAGACcagtctctttctcttctcttctagCGAATATATTGTTCTTAGAGCACGCATTGCTAGAGGGTTTACATCGTTTCCTTTCGAATAACATTACCAACTTCTTCTTAGACAATACGTCATTATCATACACTGTTGGCCATCAGACTCGCATAAACATCGCTAGCCGTGATTACCACGTGAACACAGACAGAACAAGGAACCTCGGAAGCACAATACCGTGCCATATCCGTGCCGCGACTATTTTAACTCTGAATTCTTATTGTTAGTGGAAAGTGGAAAAGATGAATAGGTAATGTGCATCGACGCGTTTCTGGGTAAGTCCGGAAGTAATTCGAACCAACAATTTTACGCGAGGAAATTGAAGGACGAGTGTAAACAGGCAGGAAAATCTATAAGTAATTTTACGCAAAGTTTACGATATTTTCTcagaaattgtttaattattttgtagttCTATTTAGTTTTAACAATAAGCAAGTAGTAAACCTTCATTCATGGATACACTGACTTACAAATGAAAACAGATAACAGAGTATATATAAACATCTCTCAATAATGAAGATACTTCCTAGAATTACAGTATTATAAATCTtcataaatttcaaacaatcTTCGTCGTAATCAATCGCAACGGAGCTTAGAAAGCTATTAATACGTATATTGTTTGCATACGGAATTCGTAAAGCCTCATTAAGACTTCCGTGGGTTATTTATCAAAATCAACACGGCACTTAACGCGTTAACATATTGTTGACGGTATAccgtgaaataaatttcaccGCCGCTCCCGTATTTCTGGAAAATATGTCAACGTTTATCAAGTGAAAAACGTCGATTCACGTGTCCCGCTAATAGTATAATCcagcattattttatttacataaccACACCAGTGCTTCATTTATATAGATTACATAGATTAGAAACAAAAGCACGAATCGAGAAACTATTATGTGAAAATCACGTGAATATTGAAATCCAGATTTATAAGCAAAACAGTAAGCTGAGATAACACCTCCAAAAGAGGATAATTTACCAGGTGAGTTTATTTTCGTTATAAGACTCCGCAGAATTCTGTGTTGAACTCTAGCTACGCCACTTAAGGATTCTCGATGCTGTTCTGCGCGTGCTCGTTATTTTTCGCTCTGTAGAAGTTGCTTGTAGACGTTGCTATTACGTCTGTATGTATTTGCCCGCTATGTTTGAAGAGAAAAATTGTTTGCGAAGATTTTCTACGATCCTCGCACATCTTTTCTATGAGGAAGCTATCGATGTAACCACCATTTTGGTTGTTCTTGTTTAATTGCTATGAAATTTGACCTACTTAAGCCTACTTAACCAAGGAAAAGATATTTCAGGCGATCAAGTGAATTAACCTTTctcttgaataaatattttatttgaatattaaattattttttatttgcagTGAAAACGAAGATTTAGTAGTAATATTGGTCTCTTCATTCATTTATCGTTAATCGTCAATCGATCGTTGATCTCGTTATAGATAAATAACTATGGTAGTTTGGTCTAATTTTATATCTCGAACTATTTAACCTTTAAATAtatgatttttccaaatatataaACTAACGTAAACGATGTATTTATAATTGAATCTTAAATCTGCAAAGAAGACATACTAAAGAGTGCATAGAGACATAGTAGATCTTATTAAAAATCGATACTGACCGAACATATTGCACGTTGTATTTAATTTCGTAATAGATAAACGCTTTGTTTATAAGTAACAAATACATCAATTTTCCACAAGCTGAATTAGCAAACTAAAGCAACGTGAATTTAAATAAGTAGATACTTTTCTATGCTGGAGCATTTGAAAAGCTAAATCGCAATAGTTTAATGCACAAAAAAAATTTATGCAATGTAACAGTCGAAAAGATATAAGACCGTTAAATCTGGAAAGAAaccgatattttatttatctttattcgaataaacgaaatgaaatgaaacggGTGATTGTTCTATTATCTGAAAATTCCATCACCTGgctatttttatctttctattAATTCGGATATGAGAAGTTTCCTTGAACTTTCACATCCCCTCTCCTCCCCCTTTCCATTTGTCAAGACTCGTCACCGTAACGCTGCTCGTGAGTTTGTTATTCATAAAATGCTTTTGATTTACATTGTATTCATGAATCAGCATTGTCTAAAGGGGCATAAAAATTTGTACTGACGCGACACGATAAAAATAGTATTCGCGAAATTTACATTGTCAGGTGGCTCACCTGTTACGCATACAATCGACCTGTATGCATGCATGTGTTGCGTACGCAAACGTGATTTGTTTGCTGAATTATTCGGCATCTTGTTACGTAACCCTAATTGCGCGCTATATCTACCCGTATGGCCAGTTAATTGCAAGAATAATACGAGCACTGAAAAATAAGCGTTGATCGTATGACCCTACATACAATTCGAAACTAATAATAGAACAGTAAATAAGCAAGGATAATAAgcacaaaaataataaatcacgaTGAAGCTGATATTTTAATGTGACGATTATTAATGTcacaaaataaagatcacacgAAAATGGTTTCATATGAAATAGTTGAGAAAAGGATTAATTTGATAGGTTCGATGATATAAACCTTTTGATTGATTGATTTAAGCCTGTGGTAGAGTTATTAGATCATGTTagtatattatcttttaacatGCTGGTgtttattaaaagatattgaCTTGAAGATTAAAAGATTTCATTGTCTGTTGCATTATTATTAAGTTAATATTAAAACCATAATAGAAAACCATAAACAGCTTTATAATACCTTTTCTCTGAAGTTAGTCAAATACCGCTTGTTgtagataaaatatttgctttgtttaaatttattatatcttttgCAGTAAGACAGTTGTATGCTTGCAAACAAGCATAATATATCTATTAAATTTTACTATGCAATAATGATTAAATTAGAACCAATTACAAAGACCTTACCAAATACCAATGTGTTTTAACACATTTACAGAAATATTAACCTTAATTAAAAAGATGTGGGAAAAGGTTCAggtaaaaaataataacaaatttaattgatgcaTGTAGTACGTTTATTCTTTCAACGTTACATACGTAATTTGTATTTAgtatatttagaattatttcCATGCGTAATAACAATATCGAGGAAGTTGTTGTATAAGATCGTTACAGAAAACTGTTTATAAAAGTATAGAACTATTTTCATTTAGTGTGTCCCAATGGTGAAATGTACTCTGGCCGTGGCCTGCGGTGCAATTCGAATCTGCACACTGCCTACCTTCGATCCTAAGCTATCTCCATTGGCACAGATAACCGCATCGCTACCGGGTACGTTTCTGGCatttatataatgaataatcCCTACAAAAAGACATTTATGTGAAGACACTCGAATATTTACTCAAAGCTTTTGATTTATACAaagaatatgaattttcttACTCTGCTCAAgttttaaatttcgttttaaaacCAAACTTTTGTTTCGCAAGCCTCAAATTTTAATGAAGAAGAAATAATGGAAGAAATCTTACCGCTCATATCCAGGTGCAAAGTTAGAACCAAAATGAAATTGTAGACGTTCTCGTATGTGTACACTGTACTGAAAATTTTTTCACCTGCAGCATGTTCACCTACCTTAAGGTTTTTGAGGCTTGTAGCAATACGTGGCTCAAGATACGAACCCTATACAGAAACAAAAAAGCCTTTTATGAGGAAGAATGGGTATTATTTTTCTTCAATGAATCGATGAATCTGAACACAAAGATCCAGTTTTTTACGTGAAGTTCAAAGCTAAATGTGTTCCTTTATTTCGGTATTGATGTTTCTTaagttaatttatatattagaaaaaattatataaaatgctCTAACTTGTAAAGTAATCCATAATCCTAGTTCTCTATTATTTTTGCGTTGTTAACGACTAGGTTGTGAATGTTTGTACaagttaatatttttacgaatgcAACGAAAGCAAATAGTTTGTTGGAATCTTTTGATGCAAGTacatttcaatttgaatttaaCGGTGCATCTGCCAGTTATGGCAAGAGGTAAAGAATTAACAGTAGAGAAACGGTCTTCAATCATATCAACTCTTTGGTCGAATTGTACGTTgctcttttcaatttttcattcaaaataCATCTTTTCACTTTGATAGTATAGACCTTATGGTTACTCACCGGTATTGTTTGTGCCAAATCTTTGTCAGACAGTTTCAGTGTAACGGTTTCACGTGGATAATCAATAAATGCGAAATTGGCTTGTATTGCCAGGGATACGATGAAGACACCAGCAATTGAATGGAACATTTTGTATCGGTTGCACTGGATCTGTGACTGTGCCATTGCGGAAATTCACGGCTCTTTTATAACTTATACTAAAAGCTTCTCAAGGTACATTTAACTTATCCAAGTACTTACGATTATCTAAATCCGATTTATTGGTACAGTtctcttttttataaataaggAAAGTGTTTCACACCCTAGACTAAAAGCTTATCAAGGTATATATGACTTATCCAAGTGCTTGTGGTTGTCTACATCCGATTTATTGATATAAGTCACTTTTTCATAAATAAGGAAACTGTTATCAAGAAAAAGTATCGCTATATGTTATTAGTCGCGGGACTAGATTCGTCGATCCGGTACAAACAGTGACACGAATGaagatttgcaaatttttaattacgtgCGTCCCTAGCCTGagaagtatattttaataatatcagtTGAATCAAAaatactttctttttaattgatCTATAATTCTACTAACAATAACGGGTTATTGGCGATTCAATTAACGCCATAAACTAAACTTTCTAATTCTGAAAAAGGGTGATTTCAAAAGTAATATATGATGATAAGcctttaaaatatcttttatgaaAGTGGAATAAGTGTTAAAGAGGAAAGGTTCTTAGAGACCTACCTTTACATTGGATGTTCGATGAAGATCGTTCGGCGTTATCGATGAAGATAATATCAAAAACTATTGCTTTTTAATGATAAATAGATCTGtagttttcaaaaatttgtccgtttgttcttttcttgcaaatgtaaaaaatgcaatgtaatatctttctttctttatccaAATTTTCCTTACTATTACGTGTAACAATTTTTAAGTATATACTTCTTTAAATGTACTAGATAGTCATCGACTATTTTCCTACAATTTAAAACCACCAGAAAGTagaattgtttttataattgaaaagtATTTGAAATGAAAGTACTCGGTTCTGATTGCTGACGAAActggaaggaaaagaaaaatctctAATGCGCAAACGATATTATACCTGGATTAAGATTTGCACTAAAAGACAAACAACATTCTATCTCGATAAacgtaatatattttcttgaaacggTCTGTGTATTTCATTCCTCGCAGAGGTATCTATTTCATGTGTGTATAAGTATAGTACCTGTATTTTACGTGTGTAGAAGATATATGCGTATTCCTCCGTATCTGTACTTGAATTTGAGTAGGGTGACTTGGAAAGAAGGGGAAAGATATGCCGACAGAACTGGAGATCGACAGCAAGCTTTGCCGCCACAAAATTTGCCACCAACCATAAAAATCTTACCAAATACCAATATGTTTAAAACATGGAAATATTCCTCTATCCtgattaaaaagatataaaaagaagTTCAGGTGagtaataataagaaatttaagTAATATGTTTATTTTTTCGACATTCTATAG
This region includes:
- the LOC100643278 gene encoding uncharacterized protein LOC100643278 isoform X1 is translated as MAQSQIQCNRYKMFHSIAGVFIVSLAIQANFAFIDYPRETVTLKLSDKDLAQTIPGSYLEPRIATSLKNLKVGEHAAGEKIFSTVYTYENVYNFILVLTLHLDMSGIIHYINARNVPGSDAVICANGDSLGSKVGSVQIRIAPQATARVHFTIGTH
- the LOC100643278 gene encoding uncharacterized protein LOC100643278 isoform X2, with translation MFHSIAGVFIVSLAIQANFAFIDYPRETVTLKLSDKDLAQTIPGSYLEPRIATSLKNLKVGEHAAGEKIFSTVYTYENVYNFILVLTLHLDMSGIIHYINARNVPGSDAVICANGDSLGSKVGSVQIRIAPQATARVHFTIGTH